From a single Rosa rugosa chromosome 7, drRosRugo1.1, whole genome shotgun sequence genomic region:
- the LOC133722683 gene encoding LOW QUALITY PROTEIN: gamma conglutin 1-like (The sequence of the model RefSeq protein was modified relative to this genomic sequence to represent the inferred CDS: inserted 2 bases in 1 codon), protein MASFLQFLLLFSLSLHLAFVSADDQSSETQTQPRPPTPIIRPTKLVLKVQKDGATNLHVAQIFKRTPPVQLPFVVDLNGEFVSVNCENKYLSSTFNAPICHSAQCSRANTHTCRTCSPKSPRYPMARPADCHVNACAVTAVNPVTQQRAIGELAEDVLSIPSTLGSRPGPMVTVPRFLFACAPSTLLQRGLPQNVQGIAGMGHSRISLPSQLASQFGIPPKIAICLASGSGQNGVIFLGEGPYMMLPGIDVSRQLTYAPLSIGQQGEYLINVQSIQINNNIVPLPPKLRSXINQAMLSTTTPYTILHQSIFIALTQLYIKQFSGVPQVTPVPPFGLCFDANKISYSKMGPAVPSIQLVLDNQQKLRWTISGQNVIVQARPGVMCLAMVNGGPNPKTPIVIGGRQMEDNLVQLDLVNSRVGFSNSLLFQRTNCANFNFNLNFNTNTTTTP, encoded by the exons ATGGCTTCTTTCCTTCAGTTTCTTCTCTTGTTCTCTTTATCTCTTCATCTTGCTTTTGTGTCCGCGGATGATCAGTCATCTGAAACACAAACTCAACCTCGACCCCCAACGCCTATTATCAGGCCAACCAAGCTTGTTCTGAAGGTGCAGAAAGATGGTGCTACGAATCTCCATGTAGCCCAGATTTTCAAGAGAACCCCTCCAGTTCAACTCCCCTTTGTGGTAGACCTTAACGGGGAGTTCGTATCGGTCAATTGTGAGAACAAGTACTTATCATCGACTTTCAATGCTCCTATTTGCCACTCGGCCCAATGCTCTAGAGCCAACACCCACACATGCCGCACGTGCTCTCCCAAATCCCCCAGATACCCCATGGCTAGACCTGCAGACTGCCACGTTAATGCATGCGCAGTCACGGCTGTGAACCCGGTTACCCAACAAAGAGCCATAGGCGAGCTCGCGGAGGATGTGCTTTCGATCCCATCAACCCTAGGCTCAAGGCCAGGCCCAATGGTCACAGTCCCTCGATTCCTCTTTGCATGTGCACCTTCTACCCTCTTGCAAAGAGGACTACCCCAAAACGTTCAAGGCATTGCTGGGATGGGCCACTCCCGAATTTCACTTCCATCCCAGCTTGCTTCCCAGTTCGGCATCCCACCGAAGATCGCCATCTGCCTCGCTTCTGGCTCGGGACAAAATGGTGTCATTTTCTTAGGCGAGGGGCCGTACATGATGCTACCGGGCATCGATGTGTCCCGCCAGCTCACCTACGCCCCACTATCCATAGGCCAACAAGGAGAGTACTTGATAAACGTCCAATCCAtccaaatcaacaacaatatcgTTCCACTCCCTCCAAAACTTCGTTC AATTAACCAAGCCATGCTCAGCACCACAACTCCTTACACAATCCTGCATCAGTCCATCTTCATAGCTCTCACTCAACTCTACATCAAGCAGTTCTCAGGAGTGCCTCAAGTGACCCCGGTGCCGCCGTTCGGGCTGTGTTTCGATGCAAACAAAATCAGTTACAGCAAGATGGGTCCGGCAGTACCTAGCATTCAGCTTGTGTTGGACAACCAGCAGAAGCTTCGGTGGACAATCTCTGGCCAAAATGTGATAGTTCAGGCACGTCCGGGAGTTATGTGCTTGGCCATGGTGAACGGCGGGCCGAACCCTAAAACTCCGATCGTGATCGGGGGACGCCAGATGGAGGATAACCTAGTGCAGCTGGATTTGGTGAACTCGAGGGTTGGCTTTAGCAACTCGTTGTTGTTCCAGAGGACCAACTGTGccaacttcaacttcaacttgAACTTCAACACCAACACGACTACTACTCCATAG